A stretch of the Thermococcus sp. genome encodes the following:
- a CDS encoding dihydropteroate synthase-like protein translates to MRPPAKILLVTGKLAEPLVRKYGEGCDVFVTPVSVAAFLTPEMVVHYLKKAGIKNGDYDIILIPGLVRGSTGLIEDELGIPAFKGPRNAMDIPQTLKALGEGFRLSKEKPADELFSFDALKRVEDIRNKTRNRRYIEKAFKKPWNVLIGNLPAGRDFPARILGEVVDAPRLGVEKTVERALYYLREGADIIDIGMVTGETNLDFIELIPEIRERLGEKGFEVPISFDSLNTAEIEKALEYADLFLSVDGGNLEELVTEKPVVLIPTNQGRGFFPTRPSERVEFLENLKKQALDLGYKTVIPDLILEHVPHLARSLTAFQLYRGRNPDDVLLAGVGNVVELYDADSVGMNALLAGIAKELSINLLLTTETSAKARGSIRELRRAIDMNLFEMPKDLGFDLLLLKEKRPADWRFEPTGEVIKARERPVQLEPIYFRIWVEGGKIWVNAHRGTEAVLTIVGEEPNAIIDTILEHFEISPRHTFYLGREIERAKTALKLRRSYVQEVEVFQDFYEG, encoded by the coding sequence ATGAGGCCACCCGCAAAAATCCTCTTAGTTACCGGGAAACTCGCCGAACCCCTCGTGAGGAAGTACGGTGAAGGCTGCGACGTCTTCGTTACGCCGGTGAGCGTTGCCGCCTTCCTGACGCCCGAGATGGTAGTTCACTACCTGAAAAAGGCCGGAATCAAAAACGGGGACTACGACATAATCCTCATCCCCGGGCTCGTCCGCGGTTCCACCGGACTTATTGAGGACGAACTCGGAATCCCTGCCTTCAAAGGGCCGAGGAACGCGATGGACATCCCTCAAACGCTTAAAGCCCTGGGTGAGGGTTTCAGGCTCAGCAAAGAAAAACCGGCGGACGAGCTCTTCTCCTTCGATGCCCTAAAGCGCGTCGAGGACATCAGAAATAAGACTAGAAACAGGCGCTATATCGAGAAGGCCTTCAAGAAGCCGTGGAACGTCCTCATCGGCAACCTCCCCGCGGGGAGGGACTTTCCGGCGAGGATTTTAGGGGAAGTTGTCGATGCCCCGAGACTCGGGGTTGAAAAGACCGTCGAGAGGGCCCTATACTACCTCCGGGAGGGGGCCGATATAATCGACATCGGCATGGTGACTGGAGAGACCAACCTCGATTTTATCGAGCTGATTCCCGAAATCCGCGAGAGGCTTGGGGAGAAGGGCTTTGAAGTCCCTATAAGCTTTGACTCCCTCAACACCGCTGAAATCGAGAAGGCGCTCGAATACGCCGATCTCTTCCTCAGCGTTGACGGGGGGAACCTTGAGGAGCTCGTAACGGAGAAACCCGTTGTTTTAATCCCGACCAATCAGGGGAGGGGCTTTTTCCCTACCAGGCCGTCCGAGAGGGTTGAATTCCTAGAAAACCTCAAGAAGCAGGCCCTTGATTTGGGTTATAAAACTGTAATACCTGACCTGATTTTGGAGCACGTCCCCCACTTAGCGCGCTCCCTTACTGCCTTCCAACTCTACCGCGGGAGGAATCCGGACGACGTTCTTTTGGCCGGGGTCGGCAACGTTGTCGAACTCTACGATGCTGACAGCGTCGGGATGAACGCCCTGCTGGCGGGAATCGCGAAGGAACTTTCAATAAACCTCCTCCTCACGACCGAGACGAGCGCCAAAGCCAGGGGCTCCATAAGGGAGCTCAGGCGGGCGATAGACATGAACCTCTTTGAGATGCCAAAGGATTTGGGCTTCGACCTGCTCCTCTTAAAGGAAAAGAGGCCTGCTGACTGGCGATTTGAACCCACGGGGGAAGTCATCAAGGCAAGGGAAAGGCCGGTTCAGCTTGAGCCTATCTACTTCCGGATCTGGGTTGAAGGAGGAAAAATCTGGGTCAACGCTCACCGCGGGACAGAGGCCGTTCTCACGATAGTCGGCGAGGAGCCGAACGCGATAATCGACACGATTCTGGAGCACTTTGAGATAAGCCCAAGGCACACCTTCTACCTCGGCAGGGAGATTGAGAGGGCCAAAACGGCGCTGAAGCTGAGGAGGAGCTACGTCCAGGAGGTTGAAGTATTCCAGGATTTTTATGAAGGTTGA
- a CDS encoding DUF3216 domain-containing protein encodes MKMEEVEKTRVLLEELGEKALIVRLDSFVMLNEGLKTKKGRDYVRLSVLGFLEGMLMTLKTKYMDEENVARLYEEIRAKRAELDELFRRPKMQNLQ; translated from the coding sequence ATGAAAATGGAGGAGGTTGAGAAAACGCGGGTACTCTTGGAGGAACTGGGCGAAAAGGCCCTGATAGTGAGGCTGGACTCCTTTGTAATGCTCAACGAAGGTCTCAAAACGAAGAAAGGAAGGGACTACGTTAGGCTCTCAGTCCTCGGGTTCCTCGAAGGCATGCTGATGACCCTCAAAACAAAGTACATGGACGAAGAAAACGTGGCCAGGCTTTACGAGGAGATAAGGGCAAAGAGGGCCGAGCTGGATGAACTCTTCAGAAGACCAAAAATGCAAAACCTCCAGTAA
- a CDS encoding YchF/TatD family DNA exonuclease — MIDAHAHFEFYKKDAPRMIEECREELTAVVDSITEYRKAHVWRSWEMLKPYFGFIAPTLGYHPNEARRGNWEKVKKVEEFILAHRDEIVAIGEIGLDYHYAENETQRENQRAIFRHFLELALELGLPVVIHAREAEREAFEIVQRAGVRAYFHSFAGSVELAGEIVENSHVIGINTGVVFIPEVKAVAGVIDVDYLLVETDSPYMSPFKGHRNVPCNVKVAVEWIARLQGIEFEEVERITEKNAVEFFGLEVGG; from the coding sequence GTGATTGACGCACACGCCCACTTCGAGTTCTACAAGAAAGACGCACCGCGTATGATAGAGGAGTGCAGGGAGGAGCTGACGGCCGTTGTGGACTCAATCACCGAGTACCGGAAAGCCCACGTCTGGAGGAGTTGGGAGATGCTGAAGCCGTACTTCGGTTTCATCGCCCCTACCCTGGGGTACCACCCGAACGAGGCGCGGCGCGGCAACTGGGAGAAAGTGAAAAAAGTAGAGGAGTTCATCCTGGCCCACAGGGACGAGATAGTGGCGATAGGGGAGATAGGACTCGACTACCACTACGCGGAAAACGAAACTCAGAGGGAGAACCAGAGGGCGATATTCAGGCACTTCCTTGAGCTGGCCCTCGAACTGGGGCTTCCCGTGGTGATACACGCCCGCGAGGCCGAAAGGGAGGCCTTTGAGATAGTTCAGCGCGCGGGCGTTAGGGCGTACTTCCACTCCTTCGCCGGGAGCGTTGAGCTGGCGGGGGAGATAGTAGAGAACAGCCACGTCATAGGGATAAACACGGGTGTGGTCTTCATTCCGGAGGTAAAGGCCGTCGCTGGAGTAATCGATGTCGATTACCTCCTAGTTGAGACCGACAGCCCCTACATGAGCCCCTTTAAGGGACATCGCAACGTCCCGTGCAATGTGAAGGTTGCAGTCGAGTGGATAGCGAGGCTCCAGGGGATTGAGTTTGAGGAGGTTGAGAGGATAACAGAGAAAAACGCCGTTGAGTTCTTCGGTCTGGAAGTGGGGGGATGA
- a CDS encoding DUF504 domain-containing protein, with the protein MRKGSVKEVLAKLKYDPREDEGDYYVIIEHRGAYGDVKKIPVGMIELGHGYFFVGEAQIPYHRILKVVRKDGKVIWETRKDRRGESD; encoded by the coding sequence ATGCGGAAGGGTTCAGTGAAGGAGGTTCTAGCGAAGCTTAAGTACGATCCGAGGGAGGACGAGGGTGATTATTACGTCATCATAGAGCACCGCGGAGCCTACGGCGATGTCAAGAAAATCCCCGTCGGGATGATAGAGCTCGGTCACGGCTACTTCTTCGTCGGAGAGGCCCAGATACCGTACCATCGGATTTTGAAGGTCGTCAGAAAAGATGGGAAGGTAATATGGGAGACCAGAAAGGACAGGAGGGGAGAGAGTGATTGA
- a CDS encoding MBL fold metallo-hydrolase: MRISSIEEFPRELVPVEIPPHTVMLRGIGWDSNVYLVRDGREALVVDTGTGVNWHVYTEIWEREGYLNGVEKVTIFNTHEHFDHVGGNGVLKEWLERKGIKVLFAAYETTAKTLERGDDYVILAYSYGRRFEPQRVDLHLGEGDALKVGSLELELIHTPGHTAGSSCLHLDDGETRIMFTGDTVFKGTVGRTDLPTGNGWKLQESLERLRDYDVDFGLPGHGWAIKDWKKNIDEILGWL, encoded by the coding sequence GTGAGGATAAGCTCCATCGAGGAGTTCCCGAGGGAGCTGGTGCCCGTTGAGATTCCGCCACACACGGTCATGCTCCGAGGCATAGGCTGGGACTCGAACGTCTACCTGGTGAGAGACGGGAGGGAGGCCCTCGTAGTGGACACCGGCACCGGCGTTAACTGGCACGTTTACACTGAAATCTGGGAGAGGGAAGGTTACCTCAACGGTGTTGAGAAGGTCACGATATTCAACACCCACGAGCACTTCGACCACGTCGGCGGAAACGGGGTGCTGAAGGAATGGCTTGAAAGGAAGGGGATCAAGGTTCTCTTCGCCGCCTATGAAACCACGGCAAAAACGCTGGAGAGGGGAGACGACTACGTGATTCTGGCCTATTCCTACGGGAGGAGGTTCGAACCGCAGAGGGTTGATCTCCACCTAGGGGAGGGCGATGCGCTCAAAGTCGGCTCCCTGGAGCTTGAGTTGATCCACACACCCGGCCACACCGCGGGAAGCTCGTGCCTCCACCTCGACGATGGTGAAACCCGGATCATGTTCACAGGGGATACAGTGTTCAAGGGAACCGTTGGCAGGACGGATTTGCCGACCGGAAACGGATGGAAACTCCAGGAGAGCCTCGAGAGGCTCAGGGATTACGATGTTGACTTCGGCCTTCCGGGGCACGGTTGGGCCATCAAAGATTGGAAGAAGAACATCGACGAAATCCTGGGGTGGCTTTGA
- a CDS encoding M20/M25/M40 family metallo-hydrolase, whose product MKTERAKEILLQLLKVPSPSGEEDRIMLHIMEFLHRLNYDVHIESDGEIIDLVVNPEADLFYEVHIDTIPIRAEPFLRGNIVYGTGASDIKGGAAAILLMLENLRREGKDLNVGIVFVSDEELGGRGSALFMERYKPKMAVVLEPTDLEVHIAHAGNIEAYFEVDGKEAHGACPESGVNAIEETYKMLEGMKKLEPFKAKGKYFDPHIGIQELVCENPVYLIPALCKGRLEARLLPDQEVEGVLDLLDPIFDEYTLKYEYTEIWDGYELEPDEEIVQLAKKAMEATDIDEFGGMRSWTDAINFMYNGTKTIVFGPGNLDISHTKNEHIDVRDVVTASEFLKALNEIYGRDG is encoded by the coding sequence ATGAAAACCGAGCGCGCGAAGGAGATACTCCTTCAGCTTCTGAAGGTACCATCCCCCTCTGGAGAGGAAGACAGAATCATGCTCCACATCATGGAGTTTCTCCACAGGCTGAACTACGACGTCCACATCGAGAGCGACGGTGAGATAATAGATCTGGTTGTGAACCCTGAGGCAGACCTCTTCTACGAGGTTCACATCGACACGATACCGATTCGCGCGGAGCCCTTCCTGAGGGGCAACATCGTCTACGGAACCGGCGCGAGCGACATCAAGGGCGGTGCCGCTGCCATACTCCTCATGCTCGAGAACCTGCGCAGGGAGGGAAAAGACCTCAACGTCGGCATCGTCTTCGTCAGCGACGAGGAGCTGGGGGGCAGAGGCTCAGCCCTCTTCATGGAGCGCTATAAACCCAAGATGGCCGTTGTCCTTGAGCCGACCGATTTAGAAGTCCACATCGCGCACGCCGGCAACATCGAGGCCTACTTTGAGGTGGACGGCAAAGAGGCCCACGGAGCGTGTCCCGAGAGCGGGGTTAACGCCATCGAGGAGACCTACAAGATGCTGGAGGGGATGAAGAAGCTTGAGCCATTCAAGGCCAAGGGCAAGTACTTTGACCCACATATCGGAATCCAGGAGCTCGTCTGCGAGAACCCGGTCTATCTAATCCCCGCGCTCTGCAAGGGCCGGCTTGAGGCGAGACTTTTGCCAGACCAAGAAGTCGAGGGGGTACTCGACCTGCTCGACCCGATATTCGACGAGTACACCCTGAAGTACGAGTACACCGAGATATGGGACGGCTACGAGCTCGAACCGGACGAAGAGATAGTCCAGCTGGCGAAGAAGGCAATGGAAGCTACCGACATAGACGAGTTCGGTGGAATGAGGAGCTGGACGGACGCGATAAACTTCATGTACAACGGCACTAAGACGATAGTCTTCGGCCCCGGGAACCTCGACATCTCTCACACCAAGAATGAGCACATCGACGTGAGGGACGTTGTAACTGCCAGCGAGTTTTTGAAGGCGTTGAACGAGATTTACGGGAGGGATGGATGA
- a CDS encoding DEAD/DEAH box helicase, whose protein sequence is MHPLLRKAIKERFGKLNEVQTKAFHEVSSGKSVLIIAPTGSGKTEAAVLPVFNKILEEGLKPISALYIAPLKALNRDLLERLEWWGKKLGITVEVRHGDTSAYRKAKQVKNPPRMLIITPETLGVILTVKSLRGHIENVRFVIVDEIAELVDNKRGAQLLLGLERLAEIADFRRIGMTATVGNEDEVREWLKADTIVKPSWKKNYRFHVLYPKPNERDMALARKLSLPTEIAARLRLLWEIVEEHGKALIFTNTRQFAEILAHRLKAWEKPVEVHHGSLSREARIKAEKALKEGKIKALICTSSMELGIDIGDVDVVIQYMSPRQVNRLVQRVGRAKHRIGEISEGYVITSNVEDYLQSLIIAKHALEGRFEAVEPIGGLDVLAHFLVGLLIEYKRLPRERPYEIARRAYVYRDLSWEDYLDVLRVLEDARLIGYDEERGLLYLRRGAFGYYYENLSTIPDEVSWRVFDAGSGHVIGRLDESFIMDLEEGMDFVMNGRSWIVLKIDDEARLLKVRESKSLESAIPSWEGEMIPVPFSVALDVGRLKRELAFDFKKAKGLLEGVEFIEEELRRAFGEIRDEPFSTDRDIVVESTPKALVIHADFGNRANEALGRLVHSLLILRYGRVFSVRSQAHAIVFKTPFQLNPEEVKGYLYGEPESLEFIVSRVMRDSHAYRWRMLNVAKRFGALRRDARIRRIERLFEGTVVERETLSELYHDKVDVSKGELVLGMLRRGTMRVKTELRREPSTLAGLNMTVSGEFLLSGVLERDEILELFRKRLLDHEVVLVCTNCGWHSKTKVVRLQNIKLRQCPRCGSKMLAVAHPIDAEEFLPVLDKVRHGRPLERKEERAYRKLLKSADLVDSYGFEAVLALASYGTGPDTAARLLAQYRGEALLVALMERERQFIRTRRFWVDRKEKKEGEE, encoded by the coding sequence ATGCACCCCCTCCTGAGAAAGGCCATCAAAGAGCGCTTTGGGAAGCTCAATGAGGTTCAGACCAAGGCATTCCACGAGGTTAGCTCCGGGAAGAGTGTTCTGATCATCGCCCCCACCGGTTCGGGAAAGACCGAGGCTGCCGTTCTGCCTGTCTTCAACAAAATCCTTGAAGAGGGGCTTAAACCAATCTCGGCACTCTACATAGCCCCCCTCAAGGCCCTCAACAGGGATCTGCTTGAGAGACTTGAATGGTGGGGAAAGAAGCTTGGGATAACCGTTGAGGTCAGGCACGGCGACACCTCGGCCTACAGGAAGGCGAAGCAGGTGAAGAATCCCCCTCGGATGCTAATCATAACCCCCGAAACCCTCGGCGTGATCCTGACGGTGAAGTCGCTCAGGGGGCACATTGAGAACGTGAGGTTCGTCATCGTCGATGAGATAGCCGAACTTGTGGACAACAAACGAGGTGCCCAGCTCCTCCTTGGTCTTGAGCGATTGGCCGAGATAGCGGACTTTAGGAGGATAGGCATGACCGCAACCGTCGGCAACGAGGATGAGGTGAGGGAGTGGCTGAAAGCTGATACTATAGTGAAGCCGAGCTGGAAGAAGAACTACCGCTTCCACGTGCTCTATCCGAAGCCCAATGAGAGGGACATGGCGCTCGCCCGGAAGCTGAGCCTCCCAACCGAGATAGCGGCGAGGCTGAGGCTTCTCTGGGAGATAGTAGAGGAGCACGGAAAAGCCCTCATATTCACCAACACGCGCCAGTTCGCGGAGATATTGGCGCACCGCCTCAAGGCCTGGGAGAAGCCGGTTGAGGTTCACCACGGTTCGCTTTCGAGGGAAGCCAGAATTAAGGCAGAGAAGGCACTGAAAGAGGGCAAAATCAAAGCCTTAATCTGCACCTCCTCGATGGAGCTTGGCATAGACATAGGCGACGTTGACGTTGTGATCCAGTACATGAGCCCCCGCCAGGTGAACAGGCTCGTCCAGCGCGTCGGCAGAGCAAAGCACCGCATCGGTGAAATCAGCGAGGGCTACGTCATAACCTCCAACGTCGAGGACTACCTCCAGAGTCTAATCATAGCGAAGCACGCCCTTGAGGGTCGCTTTGAGGCGGTCGAGCCGATTGGGGGTCTGGACGTTCTGGCCCACTTCCTCGTCGGCCTGCTCATCGAGTACAAAAGACTGCCCCGCGAGAGGCCCTATGAGATAGCGAGGCGGGCCTATGTTTACAGGGATTTGAGCTGGGAAGACTACCTCGACGTTCTCCGCGTTTTGGAGGATGCTCGGCTGATAGGCTACGACGAGGAAAGAGGCCTTCTCTACCTCAGGAGGGGGGCCTTCGGGTACTACTACGAGAACCTCTCGACGATACCGGACGAGGTCTCGTGGAGGGTCTTCGATGCTGGAAGCGGGCACGTCATAGGTCGCTTAGACGAGAGCTTTATCATGGATCTGGAGGAGGGCATGGACTTCGTGATGAACGGACGGAGCTGGATAGTGCTTAAAATCGATGACGAGGCAAGGCTTTTGAAGGTTCGCGAGAGCAAGAGCCTGGAGAGTGCGATACCGAGCTGGGAGGGCGAGATGATCCCCGTTCCGTTCAGCGTTGCCCTCGACGTCGGCCGGCTGAAGAGAGAACTGGCTTTTGACTTCAAGAAGGCGAAGGGGCTTTTGGAGGGGGTCGAGTTCATCGAGGAGGAACTGAGGAGGGCCTTTGGGGAAATCAGGGACGAGCCATTCTCAACCGACCGCGACATCGTCGTCGAGAGCACGCCCAAGGCACTCGTCATCCACGCCGATTTCGGGAACAGGGCCAACGAGGCTCTGGGGAGGTTAGTTCACTCGCTCCTGATTCTGCGCTACGGGAGAGTCTTCTCCGTCCGCTCACAGGCCCACGCTATAGTATTCAAGACGCCCTTCCAGCTGAACCCGGAGGAGGTTAAGGGCTACCTCTACGGGGAGCCTGAAAGCCTGGAGTTCATTGTTTCCCGTGTCATGAGGGACTCCCACGCCTACCGCTGGAGAATGCTGAACGTGGCGAAGCGCTTTGGAGCCCTGCGGAGGGACGCCAGGATAAGGAGAATCGAGAGGCTCTTCGAGGGGACGGTTGTTGAGAGAGAAACCCTAAGCGAGCTGTACCATGACAAGGTGGACGTGAGCAAAGGAGAACTCGTCCTCGGGATGCTCAGGAGGGGCACGATGAGGGTGAAGACAGAGCTCAGGAGGGAGCCCTCGACTTTAGCCGGACTCAACATGACCGTCAGCGGCGAGTTCTTACTCTCCGGCGTCCTGGAGAGGGACGAGATACTGGAGCTTTTCAGGAAGCGCTTGCTCGACCACGAGGTCGTCTTGGTCTGCACCAACTGCGGCTGGCACTCGAAGACGAAGGTTGTAAGGCTACAAAACATAAAGCTGAGGCAGTGCCCGCGCTGCGGCTCGAAGATGCTGGCCGTTGCCCACCCCATCGATGCCGAGGAGTTTTTACCCGTTCTCGATAAGGTCCGCCACGGGAGGCCGCTGGAGAGAAAGGAGGAGAGAGCCTACAGGAAGCTGTTGAAATCCGCTGATCTGGTGGATTCCTACGGATTTGAGGCCGTTCTGGCGCTGGCGAGCTACGGGACGGGGCCCGACACGGCGGCGAGGCTTTTAGCTCAATACAGGGGGGAGGCTTTGCTCGTAGCCCTCATGGAGCGGGAGAGGCAGTTCATAAGGACGAGGAGGTTCTGGGTGGACAGGAAGGAGAAGAAAGAGGGAGAGGAATGA
- a CDS encoding MFS transporter, with protein MQVNTGDEVYDMAYAKRAMMVVVILPLLVMYTEAMLTPALPTIQKEFAINPNDVSWVLTMYLLVGTVSVALFGKLGDMYGKKKMFLVALGFYTLGVVLNGFAPSFQWLLVTRAVQGFGMAIFPLAFSLVREEFPPEMVPQVQGMISAMFGVGMVIALPLGAWVTQNYGWRWTYHSAAPFAVLMFLLAWRVLRESRYVNPGKIDWLGTLFLTIAVVPALVGVTRAPNVGWTARETLVLFGVAIIGALLLVLWERGADNPLIPLDIISSRNPAIVNIGIMFAAFGISMMSQANTYIFQMKPPFGFGKTILQSGLLMTPMAGVMLIVAPVAGKVMPKTGAKPLAITGALIASGGLAFLAKYATTLSLWEFVATITLVGTGITLMNISLINVLVFSVPPRVMGVATGSNSLFRNFGSTWGPAIAGTVMSTYYTLIHIPGVPMAIKIPTSKAYEVLFGTSAGIYLFLALLSLAIVEVMKGGKIHEVENGGEKEITVG; from the coding sequence ATGCAGGTGAACACTGGGGACGAGGTCTATGACATGGCATACGCCAAGAGGGCCATGATGGTGGTGGTCATACTGCCCTTGCTTGTCATGTATACGGAGGCGATGCTCACTCCAGCTCTGCCGACCATCCAGAAGGAATTCGCCATCAATCCCAACGACGTCAGCTGGGTTCTCACGATGTACCTCCTCGTAGGAACCGTCAGTGTAGCTCTCTTCGGCAAGCTCGGCGACATGTACGGTAAGAAGAAGATGTTCCTCGTTGCTCTCGGCTTCTATACGCTTGGCGTTGTTCTGAACGGCTTCGCTCCGAGCTTTCAGTGGCTTCTGGTCACGCGGGCTGTGCAGGGCTTTGGAATGGCGATCTTCCCGCTGGCTTTCTCCCTCGTTCGTGAGGAGTTCCCGCCTGAGATGGTGCCGCAGGTCCAGGGTATGATAAGTGCGATGTTCGGTGTAGGGATGGTCATAGCCCTGCCCCTTGGCGCATGGGTCACGCAGAATTACGGGTGGAGGTGGACTTATCACTCGGCGGCTCCATTTGCCGTATTGATGTTTCTCCTAGCATGGAGGGTTCTCAGAGAGAGTCGCTACGTCAATCCTGGAAAGATCGACTGGTTGGGAACCCTGTTTTTAACGATCGCAGTTGTTCCTGCATTGGTGGGGGTTACCCGTGCCCCCAACGTTGGCTGGACTGCAAGGGAGACCCTCGTCCTCTTTGGCGTTGCAATAATTGGTGCCCTCCTTCTGGTCCTTTGGGAGCGGGGGGCTGATAACCCGCTCATCCCGCTGGATATAATCTCCTCCAGAAACCCAGCAATCGTCAACATCGGAATAATGTTCGCGGCCTTTGGTATATCCATGATGAGTCAGGCAAACACCTACATCTTCCAGATGAAGCCTCCCTTCGGCTTCGGCAAGACGATACTGCAGAGTGGTCTACTTATGACCCCAATGGCGGGCGTTATGCTCATCGTTGCGCCAGTGGCGGGCAAGGTAATGCCGAAAACGGGAGCAAAACCCCTTGCGATAACCGGTGCACTGATCGCAAGCGGGGGGCTGGCCTTCCTCGCGAAGTACGCAACGACACTCTCCCTGTGGGAGTTCGTGGCGACGATAACTCTGGTGGGCACGGGTATAACGCTCATGAACATCTCGCTGATCAACGTACTGGTCTTCTCAGTCCCACCGAGGGTCATGGGGGTAGCGACCGGATCAAACAGCCTGTTCAGAAACTTCGGCTCGACATGGGGACCGGCCATCGCTGGAACCGTCATGAGTACCTACTACACCCTGATTCACATTCCGGGGGTTCCGATGGCGATAAAAATTCCGACCTCAAAGGCCTACGAGGTGCTCTTCGGGACTTCCGCTGGGATATACCTCTTCCTGGCCCTGCTGAGCCTTGCCATAGTGGAGGTCATGAAGGGCGGAAAGATACATGAGGTAGAGAACGGGGGAGAAAAGGAAATAACCGTCGGATGA
- a CDS encoding radical SAM protein yields the protein MNVSQACNFSCIYCYANKGTYTLEKPKLMDRETMRKAIDFLFDKAPYGVSIVFFGGEPLLNFPVIKEGVLYAEQKAKESRKPVFFSVTTNGYLLTPEVVDFLLSHPFNIIVSVDGPREIHDHNRPFVDGSPTYNVVANNLKYLIREAKKRGKLEKIILRATVLPEQLNRVHEIYHHLKTEFGVLNANVEMATLPTNVITKEHMDTYLEQLRKIAVEELDTFKELQTIVHTGLRQTILDIYQGKVRKYHCGAGRRGVAIDVDGNIYPCHRFVSMENFKLSHVDNFEWEHLKRFEPQKYNFSNHEPCKSCWLRFYCHNFCFYENTIYTEKSFIPPALKCYYAKESFKISLWLYARLWDEYGDEFERFLENSTPTPSLDPENTPEIKSETITTTTLHGGGATGGLPKTEEVEI from the coding sequence ATCAACGTCTCTCAGGCCTGTAACTTCTCCTGCATTTACTGTTACGCCAACAAAGGCACTTACACCCTCGAAAAGCCCAAACTCATGGACAGGGAGACTATGAGGAAAGCCATTGACTTCCTCTTCGACAAAGCCCCTTATGGTGTTAGTATCGTCTTCTTCGGGGGAGAACCACTCCTCAACTTCCCAGTCATCAAAGAGGGCGTCCTATACGCCGAACAGAAAGCCAAGGAGAGTAGAAAGCCCGTATTCTTCAGCGTTACCACAAACGGATACCTCCTCACTCCGGAGGTCGTGGACTTCCTTCTGAGCCATCCGTTTAATATCATCGTCAGCGTGGACGGGCCGAGGGAGATTCACGACCACAATAGGCCTTTTGTGGACGGTTCACCGACATATAACGTTGTAGCAAATAATCTCAAATACCTCATTAGAGAAGCCAAAAAGAGAGGAAAACTTGAGAAGATTATCCTAAGGGCTACTGTCCTCCCAGAGCAATTGAACAGGGTTCATGAGATTTATCATCACCTTAAAACCGAGTTTGGAGTTCTCAACGCCAACGTTGAGATGGCTACTCTTCCAACTAATGTCATCACTAAGGAACACATGGACACCTATCTTGAACAGCTCAGAAAAATTGCCGTTGAGGAGCTGGATACATTTAAAGAGTTACAAACAATTGTGCATACCGGATTAAGACAAACAATACTCGACATATACCAAGGGAAAGTCAGAAAATACCATTGCGGTGCAGGACGAAGAGGAGTTGCCATTGATGTAGATGGCAACATCTATCCATGCCATAGGTTCGTTAGCATGGAGAACTTCAAGCTCAGCCACGTGGATAACTTTGAGTGGGAGCATCTGAAACGCTTTGAGCCTCAAAAATACAATTTCTCCAATCATGAACCCTGTAAGAGTTGCTGGCTAAGGTTTTACTGCCACAACTTCTGCTTCTATGAAAACACCATCTACACCGAAAAGAGCTTCATTCCACCGGCATTGAAGTGTTATTATGCCAAAGAGTCCTTCAAAATAAGTCTTTGGCTTTACGCCCGTCTCTGGGACGAGTATGGAGACGAGTTCGAGAGATTTTTAGAGAATTCTACCCCAACCCCCAGTTTAGACCCAGAGAACACCCCTGAGATTAAATCAGAAACTATTACGACCACAACTCTACACGGAGGTGGTGCAACCGGAGGGTTGCCCAAAACGGAGGAGGTAGAAATATGA